Proteins from a genomic interval of Ramlibacter algicola:
- a CDS encoding LysR family transcriptional regulator, whose product MRTLDLDSLEIFRTVVQEGGIIRAAGKLNRVQSNVTTRIKQLEQRLGTTLFRRQGRSIVLSPEGELLLSYTQRLFSLADEAESRLKEGGPMGALRIGSLESTAGSRLPPILSRYHRQHPGVVVELATGTTAALIQRVNNFELEAAFVSEPFTAPGLQAMKVFEEELVLITAKDVTSVRRAADLAGLTLIAFASGCSYRKRVEEWLGTAAVMPARTMEFASYQAMIACVAAGTGFAIVPRSLLTALRATHDVRQHELPARVRRNHTHLVWHGTPSSALAQLQALLAD is encoded by the coding sequence ATGAGAACCCTCGACCTCGACTCGCTGGAGATCTTCCGTACCGTGGTGCAGGAAGGCGGCATCATCCGCGCCGCCGGGAAGCTCAACCGCGTGCAGTCCAACGTCACCACGCGCATCAAGCAGCTGGAGCAGCGGCTGGGCACGACGCTGTTCCGGCGCCAGGGCCGCAGCATCGTGTTGTCCCCTGAAGGCGAACTGCTGCTGTCGTACACGCAGCGCCTGTTCAGCCTGGCCGACGAAGCCGAGAGCCGCCTCAAGGAAGGCGGGCCGATGGGCGCGTTGCGCATCGGGTCGCTGGAGAGCACCGCCGGCAGCCGGCTGCCGCCGATCCTCTCGCGCTACCACCGGCAGCATCCCGGCGTCGTCGTCGAACTGGCGACGGGCACCACCGCGGCACTGATCCAGCGCGTGAACAACTTCGAACTGGAGGCCGCGTTCGTCTCCGAACCGTTCACCGCGCCCGGCTTGCAGGCGATGAAGGTGTTCGAGGAGGAACTGGTGCTGATCACCGCGAAGGACGTGACCAGCGTGCGGCGCGCCGCGGACCTGGCGGGCTTGACGCTGATCGCGTTCGCCAGCGGCTGCTCGTACCGCAAGCGGGTCGAGGAGTGGCTGGGCACGGCCGCCGTGATGCCGGCGCGCACGATGGAATTCGCGTCGTACCAGGCCATGATCGCGTGCGTCGCCGCGGGCACCGGCTTCGCCATCGTGCCGCGTTCGCTGCTCACCGCGCTGCGCGCGACGCACGACGTGCGCCAGCACGAGTTGCCGGCGCGCGTGCGGCGCAACCACACGCACCTGGTGTGGCACGGCACGCCGTCGTCGGCGCTGGCGCAGCTTCAGGCGCTGCTGGCCGACTGA
- a CDS encoding YbfB/YjiJ family MFS transporter, giving the protein MTTMDAARRDPPTWALGLAGLLSLAVAMGIGRFAFTPMLPLMLQEGQVDVAAGGWIAAANYAGYLLGALSAARTGWAGTRLAAIALALTVLLTGAMAIPGPVAWWALLRFLGGAASAWAFVGTSVWCLTALAQRADTTWSSALYAGVGTGIALAGLQCLVGGAAGWSAGALWLQLAALAGVLLLPVLLVLRRVRTPTAPPRAAAATQAAAKVDGGWGLVTCYAVFGFGYILPATFLPVMARSVVQDPRLFGLAWPVFGITAAISTIVAARVLRRVSRLQVWAVSHALMGVGVLLPSVWLSGWSIGLSALLVGGTFMVATLAGVQEMRARAAHDAPRMLARMTSGFATGQIVGPLLSTALLHVTPDHGLDLALQAGAASLFLTAAWLWRAVSLSRFPEVSHVR; this is encoded by the coding sequence ATGACAACCATGGACGCCGCGCGCCGGGATCCGCCGACCTGGGCTCTCGGGCTTGCCGGCCTGCTGTCGCTCGCGGTCGCGATGGGCATCGGCCGCTTCGCGTTCACGCCCATGCTGCCGCTCATGCTGCAGGAGGGACAGGTGGACGTCGCCGCCGGCGGCTGGATCGCGGCAGCGAACTACGCGGGCTACCTGCTGGGTGCGCTCTCGGCGGCGCGCACTGGCTGGGCCGGCACGCGGCTCGCGGCCATCGCGCTGGCGCTGACGGTGCTGCTCACCGGTGCGATGGCGATCCCGGGTCCGGTCGCGTGGTGGGCGCTGCTGCGCTTCCTCGGCGGTGCCGCCAGCGCCTGGGCGTTCGTCGGCACCAGCGTGTGGTGCCTGACCGCGCTGGCGCAGCGCGCCGACACCACGTGGTCGAGCGCGCTGTACGCGGGCGTGGGCACCGGCATCGCACTTGCCGGCCTGCAGTGCCTCGTGGGCGGCGCGGCAGGCTGGAGCGCCGGAGCGCTGTGGCTGCAACTCGCCGCGCTCGCCGGCGTGCTGCTGCTGCCCGTCCTGCTGGTGCTGCGCCGCGTGCGCACGCCGACGGCACCGCCGCGCGCGGCGGCAGCCACGCAAGCGGCTGCAAAGGTCGACGGCGGCTGGGGTCTCGTCACGTGCTACGCGGTGTTCGGTTTCGGCTACATCCTGCCGGCGACGTTCCTGCCGGTGATGGCGCGCTCGGTGGTGCAGGATCCGCGGCTGTTCGGGCTCGCGTGGCCGGTGTTCGGCATCACCGCTGCGATCTCCACCATCGTTGCCGCGCGCGTGCTGCGCCGCGTGTCCCGGCTGCAGGTGTGGGCTGTCTCGCACGCGCTCATGGGCGTCGGCGTGCTTCTGCCCAGCGTGTGGCTGAGCGGCTGGAGCATCGGCCTGTCGGCGCTGCTGGTGGGCGGCACCTTCATGGTCGCGACGCTCGCGGGCGTGCAGGAAATGCGCGCCCGTGCGGCGCACGATGCGCCACGCATGCTCGCGCGCATGACGTCGGGCTTTGCCACCGGCCAGATCGTCGGCCCCTTGCTGTCGACCGCGCTGCTGCACGTCACGCCCGACCATGGCCTCGACCTCGCGCTGCAGGCCGGTGCGGCGAGTCTCTTCCTCACGGCCGCCTGGCTCTGGCGCGCCGTATCCCTGTCCCGATTCCCGGAGGTTTCCCATGTCCGCTGA
- a CDS encoding carboxymuconolactone decarboxylase family protein yields the protein MSADTDPALRQGGTTPWRERLPLPAREQMTDEQRAAAQALIDGPRKGVFGPFLPLLRAPQLLDRVAALGETLRFKGSLEARIRELAICAASRHVGNQFEWHMHAPLAIQAGVSAAAIDLLRQGARPQPLATDEATAYDACHELLHTNGLSDPTYQRAVEQFGEPAVVELVTLVGYFVMVSWLMNVAHTPAQRSAGAPLPSWPA from the coding sequence ATGTCCGCTGACACCGATCCCGCGCTGCGCCAGGGCGGCACGACGCCGTGGCGCGAGCGCCTGCCGCTCCCCGCGCGCGAGCAGATGACCGACGAGCAGCGCGCCGCGGCACAAGCCTTGATCGACGGCCCGCGCAAGGGCGTGTTCGGGCCGTTCCTGCCCTTGCTGCGTGCGCCGCAGTTGCTCGATCGCGTCGCCGCGCTGGGCGAGACCCTGCGCTTCAAGGGCAGCCTCGAGGCACGCATCCGGGAACTGGCGATCTGCGCTGCGTCGCGTCACGTCGGCAACCAGTTCGAATGGCACATGCACGCCCCGCTCGCGATCCAGGCCGGTGTGAGTGCCGCGGCGATCGACCTGCTGCGCCAGGGCGCGCGGCCGCAGCCGCTGGCGACCGACGAAGCCACCGCCTACGACGCGTGCCACGAGCTGCTGCACACGAACGGGCTCAGCGACCCGACGTACCAGCGCGCGGTCGAGCAGTTCGGCGAACCCGCGGTGGTCGAACTCGTGACGCTGGTCGGCTACTTCGTGATGGTGTCGTGGCTGATGAACGTCGCGCACACGCCGGCGCAGAGGAGCGCGGGCGCGCCGCTGCCGTCCTGGCCGGCCTAG
- a CDS encoding GAF domain-containing protein, with protein MQTPARHAVVIAGALQRAEALLADHAPLRQVLAALTAAVETLSDGDTVASILVLDAEGLLRNGCSPSLPADYLDRIDRLKPDPHVGTCAAAAATGQIVLTPDFEADEKWTELRHLPMAIGFRGAWSFPLKSLTGEVIGTFGTYFRQRRSPTAQEIADVTALAPVAVRAIAAA; from the coding sequence ATGCAAACGCCTGCCCGCCACGCGGTCGTGATCGCGGGGGCGCTGCAGCGGGCCGAGGCCCTGTTGGCCGATCACGCACCGCTGCGCCAAGTGCTTGCCGCCCTGACCGCGGCGGTCGAAACCCTCTCCGACGGCGACACCGTCGCTTCCATCCTGGTCCTCGATGCCGAGGGCCTGCTGCGCAACGGCTGCTCGCCGAGCCTGCCGGCCGACTACCTGGACAGGATCGACCGGCTGAAGCCGGACCCGCACGTCGGCACCTGCGCCGCGGCGGCCGCCACGGGGCAGATCGTGCTGACGCCGGACTTCGAAGCCGACGAGAAGTGGACCGAACTGCGTCACCTGCCGATGGCGATCGGCTTCCGCGGCGCCTGGAGCTTCCCGCTGAAGTCGTTGACCGGCGAGGTGATCGGCACGTTCGGGACGTACTTCCGGCAGCGGCGCTCGCCGACGGCGCAGGAGATCGCGGACGTGACCGCGCTCGCGCCCGTCGCCGTCCGCGCGATCGCCGCAGCCTGA
- a CDS encoding ATP-binding protein, producing the protein MDVRIPLYIRIWSAVLVSVAVLTLAAGWLLHQMAEDQRPQPRDVIIRGGDGEVLGQARTSPVRVPGQGVEFQVAMNDGRVVTVQLPPRPRAPGEAPPPMRGPWGRGSTPWLLMLAIVGFAVAIATYPIIRRLTQRLELVRRGVERWGQGDLGARVEEAGNDEVAVLARRFNQAAERVESMVRSHKSLLANASHELRSPLARIRMGLELMEGAPTDCQRREMLRNIGELDQLIEEILLASRLDAKETDIGTFEDVDLTGLAAEECARIDAELEASGDLVVRGVSKLLRRAIRNLLENARRYSDGPIDVQLRQEAGMAMVRVCDRGPGVPPEQRERIFEPFYRLPGASEREGGVGLGLALVRSIAQRHHGSVHCEGRDGGGACFVLRLPA; encoded by the coding sequence ATTGACGTGAGGATCCCGCTGTACATCCGCATCTGGTCCGCGGTCCTGGTATCGGTCGCCGTGCTGACGCTGGCGGCCGGCTGGCTGTTGCACCAGATGGCGGAGGACCAGCGGCCGCAGCCGCGCGACGTGATCATCCGCGGCGGCGACGGCGAGGTGCTGGGCCAGGCTCGGACCAGCCCGGTGCGCGTGCCGGGCCAGGGCGTGGAGTTCCAGGTCGCCATGAACGACGGCCGCGTGGTCACCGTGCAATTGCCGCCGCGCCCGCGCGCGCCGGGCGAGGCGCCGCCGCCGATGCGCGGGCCGTGGGGCCGCGGCAGCACGCCGTGGCTGCTGATGCTGGCCATCGTCGGCTTCGCGGTCGCGATCGCCACCTACCCCATCATCCGCCGCCTCACGCAGCGGCTGGAGCTGGTACGCCGCGGCGTCGAGCGCTGGGGCCAGGGCGACCTTGGCGCGCGGGTCGAGGAAGCCGGCAACGACGAAGTTGCCGTGCTCGCGCGCCGCTTCAACCAGGCGGCCGAGCGCGTCGAGTCCATGGTGCGCAGCCACAAGTCGCTGCTGGCCAACGCGTCGCACGAACTGCGGTCTCCGCTGGCGCGCATCCGCATGGGCCTGGAGCTGATGGAAGGCGCGCCGACGGACTGCCAGCGCCGGGAAATGCTGCGCAACATCGGTGAGCTGGACCAACTCATCGAGGAAATCCTGCTCGCCAGCCGCCTCGACGCGAAGGAGACCGACATCGGCACCTTCGAAGACGTCGACCTTACCGGGCTGGCGGCGGAGGAATGCGCGCGCATCGACGCGGAGCTGGAGGCGTCGGGCGATCTGGTGGTGCGGGGCGTGTCCAAGCTGTTGCGCCGCGCGATCCGCAACCTGCTGGAGAACGCGCGTCGCTACAGCGACGGCCCGATCGACGTGCAGTTGCGCCAGGAAGCCGGCATGGCGATGGTGCGCGTGTGCGATCGCGGTCCCGGCGTGCCGCCGGAGCAGCGCGAGCGCATCTTCGAGCCGTTCTATCGCCTGCCGGGTGCCAGCGAGCGCGAGGGTGGCGTCGGCCTGGGGCTGGCGCTGGTGCGATCGATCGCGCAGCGCCACCACGGCAGCGTGCACTGCGAAGGCCGCGACGGCGGCGGCGCCTGCTTCGTGCTGCGCCTGCCCGCCTGA
- a CDS encoding response regulator: protein MPPMQHLLMIEDDARLAQMVGEYLERSGFGVTHAPDATAGLSRLQQPADGKLPDLVVLDLMLPDLDGLEVCRRIRAMDGDVARVPVLMLTAKGDPMDRVVGLELGADDYLPKPFEPRELLARIRAVLRRKGEGAAAPTPAKRMRFGSLEIDRDARTVSVGGEPRELTAYQFDLLVALAERSGRVLTRDQIMEAVRGRELEAFDRSIDVHMGRIRAAIEADVKNPKRILTVRGVGYVFAKQQD from the coding sequence ATGCCGCCCATGCAGCACCTCCTGATGATCGAAGACGATGCCCGTCTGGCCCAGATGGTGGGCGAATACCTGGAGCGTTCGGGGTTCGGCGTCACGCACGCGCCGGACGCCACCGCGGGCCTTTCCCGCTTGCAGCAACCCGCCGACGGCAAGCTGCCGGACCTGGTCGTGCTCGACCTGATGCTGCCGGACCTCGACGGCCTCGAGGTGTGCCGGCGCATCCGCGCGATGGACGGCGACGTCGCCCGCGTGCCGGTCCTGATGCTCACCGCCAAGGGCGACCCGATGGACCGCGTGGTCGGCCTCGAGCTCGGCGCCGACGACTACCTGCCCAAGCCCTTCGAGCCGCGCGAGCTGCTGGCGCGCATCCGCGCCGTGCTGCGCCGCAAGGGCGAAGGGGCTGCTGCGCCGACGCCGGCGAAGCGCATGCGGTTCGGCTCGCTCGAGATCGACCGCGACGCGCGCACCGTCAGCGTCGGCGGCGAGCCGCGCGAGCTCACCGCCTACCAGTTCGACCTGCTGGTCGCGCTGGCCGAGCGCTCCGGCCGCGTGCTCACGCGCGACCAGATCATGGAAGCGGTTCGCGGCCGCGAGCTGGAAGCGTTCGACCGCTCGATCGACGTGCACATGGGCCGCATCCGCGCCGCGATCGAAGCCGACGTGAAGAACCCCAAGCGCATCCTCACCGTCCGAGGCGTCGGCTACGTGTTCGCGAAACAGCAGGATTGA
- a CDS encoding class I adenylate-forming enzyme family protein, with amino-acid sequence MAVAGSDPSTLAQVLQQQARLRGDAVALHFGDERITYAALDTRARRVATLLSRQWGVQAGDRVAWLGLNDPALLVLLFALARVGAMLLPLNIRLAPAEWQQQLDACTPRCLVHDAAFAEAARALGGAHALHATAELDAAVDPMDEDRAAASVPALLVFTSGTTSRPKAAVHTQANLVANMRIAAQVQAITPRDRVLTVLPLFHVGGLCIQTLPALSAGATVLLQPRFMPDATLQAIAGERPTLTLQVPATLKALIEHPAWANTDLSSLRAVWAGSSLLPASLLHAFHARGVPVCNVYGATETGPFSIALGPQEAMQRVGSCGWPAPGVEMQLAEGGEVWVRGPNVVARYWPDEPALDAQGWFHTGDLATRDADGACTIVGRAKDLIISGGENIHPAEIEAVLGEHPAVLECAAFGLPDAHWGEAVAVAVVLRPASGASDDELRAHLAARLARFKLPRHWLRVEQLPKTALGKVQRHELVKRLRG; translated from the coding sequence ATGGCCGTTGCCGGATCCGACCCGAGCACGCTGGCGCAGGTGCTGCAGCAGCAGGCGCGCCTGCGTGGCGATGCGGTGGCGCTGCACTTCGGCGACGAGCGCATCACGTATGCGGCGCTCGACACGCGTGCACGACGTGTCGCCACGTTGCTGTCGCGGCAGTGGGGCGTGCAGGCCGGCGACCGAGTCGCGTGGCTGGGGCTGAACGACCCCGCGCTGCTGGTGCTGCTGTTCGCGCTGGCGCGTGTCGGCGCGATGCTGCTGCCGCTGAACATCCGGCTGGCGCCCGCGGAATGGCAGCAGCAGCTCGATGCCTGCACGCCGCGCTGCCTGGTGCATGACGCGGCCTTTGCCGAAGCGGCGAGGGCGCTCGGTGGCGCGCATGCCTTGCATGCGACCGCGGAACTCGACGCGGCGGTTGATCCGATGGACGAGGACCGTGCAGCCGCCAGCGTACCGGCCCTGCTGGTGTTCACCTCCGGCACCACCAGCCGGCCCAAGGCCGCCGTGCACACGCAAGCGAACCTGGTGGCCAACATGCGCATCGCCGCCCAAGTGCAGGCCATCACGCCGCGGGACCGCGTGCTCACCGTGCTGCCGCTGTTCCACGTCGGCGGGCTGTGCATCCAGACGCTGCCCGCGTTGTCGGCCGGCGCGACCGTGCTGCTGCAGCCGCGCTTCATGCCGGATGCGACTTTGCAGGCCATCGCCGGCGAGCGCCCCACCTTGACGCTGCAAGTGCCGGCGACGCTGAAGGCGCTCATCGAGCATCCGGCTTGGGCAAACACGGACCTGTCCAGCCTGCGCGCGGTGTGGGCTGGCTCCAGCCTGCTGCCCGCGTCGCTGCTGCACGCCTTCCACGCCCGCGGTGTGCCGGTGTGCAACGTGTACGGCGCCACCGAGACCGGTCCGTTCTCGATCGCGCTCGGGCCGCAGGAGGCGATGCAGCGCGTCGGGTCGTGCGGCTGGCCGGCGCCGGGCGTCGAGATGCAACTGGCCGAAGGCGGCGAGGTATGGGTGCGCGGGCCGAATGTCGTCGCGCGCTATTGGCCCGACGAACCGGCCCTCGATGCGCAGGGCTGGTTCCACACCGGCGACCTCGCGACGCGCGACGCCGACGGCGCGTGCACGATCGTCGGCCGCGCCAAGGACCTGATCATCTCGGGCGGCGAAAACATCCACCCGGCCGAGATCGAGGCCGTCCTGGGCGAACATCCGGCGGTGCTGGAATGCGCCGCCTTCGGGCTGCCGGACGCGCACTGGGGCGAGGCGGTGGCGGTGGCCGTCGTGTTGCGGCCGGCGTCAGGCGCGAGCGACGACGAGTTGCGCGCGCATCTCGCCGCGCGGCTGGCGCGCTTCAAGTTGCCGCGGCATTGGCTCCGCGTGGAGCAACTCCCGAAGACCGCCTTGGGCAAGGTGCAGCGCCACGAACTCGTGAAGCGCCTACGCGGCTGA
- a CDS encoding AmpG family muropeptide MFS transporter, translating into MDVLRALRRPKVAVMLALGFSSGLPFLLTANTFGYWLRDEGTSLIAIGFISWVGFAYAFKVYWSPLVDRLDVPLLGRLGRRRGWMLLCQLLVIAGLLGMAAVGVKAGLAVIGAFALLTAFASATQDVAIDAWRIEAADGSEEVGLMTAAAQLGYRMALLVTDAAIIAAAARVGWPVSYTAMAVLMAIGLVATFFAFEPQRADQVLHEKPPLWTHRGLVDALFGPFIDFFHKHKLTGLLILLAVALYRLPDFIMGPMYNPYYHDLGISKDTVAVVRGSFGLVATFVGLAAAGLSAIRIGLLPTLVVGLVIQGIGTAAFALLSVWPGDAVFAVVMSLDAFAQSFAGVALVTYMSSLTSLGYTATQYAMLSSTYALLGKFLKGFSGAAVDAMTPVYGLLGAYSMAFIATGLTAIPPLVLFVLLWRLQQRRAAAAA; encoded by the coding sequence ATGGACGTGCTGCGCGCACTGCGCCGGCCCAAGGTCGCGGTCATGCTCGCGTTGGGTTTTTCGTCCGGCCTGCCCTTCCTGCTGACCGCCAACACGTTCGGCTACTGGCTGCGCGACGAAGGCACCAGCCTGATCGCCATCGGCTTCATCTCCTGGGTCGGCTTCGCGTACGCGTTCAAGGTCTATTGGTCGCCGCTGGTGGACCGCCTCGACGTGCCGCTGCTCGGCCGGCTCGGCCGGCGGCGCGGCTGGATGCTGCTGTGCCAGCTGCTGGTGATCGCGGGCTTGCTGGGCATGGCGGCGGTCGGGGTCAAGGCCGGCCTCGCGGTGATCGGCGCATTCGCGCTGCTCACCGCCTTCGCGAGTGCCACCCAGGACGTGGCCATCGATGCGTGGCGCATCGAGGCCGCCGACGGATCGGAAGAGGTCGGCCTGATGACCGCGGCCGCACAGCTGGGCTACCGCATGGCGCTGCTCGTCACCGATGCCGCCATCATCGCGGCCGCCGCACGCGTCGGCTGGCCGGTGTCGTACACGGCGATGGCGGTGCTGATGGCCATCGGCCTCGTCGCCACCTTCTTCGCGTTCGAGCCGCAGCGCGCCGACCAGGTGCTGCACGAGAAGCCGCCGCTGTGGACGCATCGCGGGCTGGTGGATGCGCTGTTCGGCCCCTTCATCGACTTCTTCCACAAGCACAAGCTCACCGGCCTGCTGATCCTGCTGGCGGTGGCGCTGTACCGCCTGCCCGACTTCATCATGGGCCCGATGTACAACCCGTACTACCACGACCTGGGCATCAGCAAGGACACCGTGGCGGTGGTGCGCGGCTCGTTCGGCCTGGTCGCCACCTTCGTCGGTCTTGCGGCGGCTGGCCTGAGCGCGATCCGCATCGGCCTGTTGCCGACGCTGGTCGTCGGGCTCGTGATCCAGGGCATCGGCACCGCGGCGTTCGCGCTGCTGAGCGTCTGGCCTGGCGACGCCGTGTTCGCCGTCGTGATGTCGCTGGACGCGTTCGCGCAATCGTTCGCCGGCGTCGCGCTGGTCACCTACATGTCCAGCCTCACCAGCCTGGGCTACACGGCGACGCAGTACGCGATGTTGTCGTCCACCTACGCGCTGCTGGGCAAGTTCCTCAAGGGCTTCTCGGGCGCGGCGGTCGACGCGATGACGCCGGTGTACGGCTTGCTCGGTGCGTACTCGATGGCGTTCATCGCGACCGGCCTGACGGCGATCCCGCCGCTGGTGCTGTTCGTCCTGCTGTGGCGGCTGCAGCAGCGGCGCGCCGCGGCCGCAGCCTGA
- a CDS encoding M48 family metallopeptidase: MCQFCFSRASAWSRRGFLAVAGAAAAESALAQVDVGKSSRAAGLVPAEEIEAASAQQYSQMLAEARQKGALAPENNASLQKLRAIAAREIPAGLRFNDRARNWRWEVNLIGSSDVNAFCMPGGKIAVFTGLLEKLKLTEDEAAMVIGHEMGHALREHARARVAKEQGTGVAVSVLSQILGLGQLGQMGLGIGAQLISLKWSRGDETEADLVGLEIGARAGYNPDAAVSLWEKMGQLQGGNGGPAWMSTHPSGPERLQRLRDNIPKVRGLYQQAIAHR; this comes from the coding sequence ATGTGCCAGTTCTGCTTCTCCCGCGCTTCGGCGTGGTCCCGGCGCGGCTTCCTCGCGGTGGCGGGAGCCGCGGCTGCGGAGTCCGCGCTGGCGCAGGTCGACGTCGGCAAGTCGTCGCGGGCCGCGGGCCTGGTGCCCGCGGAGGAGATCGAGGCCGCGTCCGCGCAGCAGTACTCGCAGATGCTGGCCGAGGCCAGGCAGAAGGGTGCGCTGGCGCCGGAGAACAACGCCTCGTTGCAGAAGCTGCGCGCGATCGCCGCGCGCGAGATCCCCGCCGGCCTGCGCTTCAACGACCGCGCGCGCAACTGGCGCTGGGAAGTGAACCTGATCGGCAGCTCGGACGTGAACGCGTTCTGCATGCCGGGCGGCAAGATCGCCGTGTTCACCGGCCTGCTCGAGAAGCTGAAGCTGACCGAGGACGAAGCGGCGATGGTGATCGGCCACGAGATGGGCCACGCATTGCGCGAGCACGCGCGGGCGCGCGTCGCCAAGGAGCAGGGGACCGGTGTCGCCGTGTCCGTGCTGTCGCAGATCCTCGGGCTGGGTCAACTGGGCCAGATGGGGCTGGGCATCGGCGCGCAGCTGATCTCGCTGAAGTGGTCGCGCGGCGACGAGACCGAGGCCGACCTCGTCGGCCTGGAGATCGGCGCCCGCGCGGGTTACAACCCCGATGCCGCGGTGTCGCTGTGGGAGAAGATGGGCCAGCTGCAGGGCGGCAACGGCGGTCCTGCCTGGATGTCGACGCACCCGTCCGGTCCCGAGCGCCTGCAACGCCTGCGCGACAACATCCCGAAGGTGCGCGGCCTGTACCAGCAGGCGATCGCGCACCGCTGA
- a CDS encoding DMT family transporter, translating to MHRLSRQQLVVLVLLTVVWGINWPVMKLGVTSYPPLTFRALSIWLGLPVLAGALVVMKVPFTIARKDWPQLLWLAATNMFIWHACIILAVRSLSSGRAAILGYTMPIFSALLGALFFASPLARRAWLGVAAAALGVGLLLWYEFTNLAGRPVGVMLALVAASTWALGTQLLRRTTIDRPTLTLSFWMTAMTAVVMSVLALLFEREQWAMPTDAALGAIVYNAVLIFGFAHAAWFFLARTLPPIASTLSVMFIPVLGVFSGAVWLREAVHWQDWAAVVLMVVAIASVLLPARKPA from the coding sequence ATGCACCGCCTCAGCCGCCAGCAACTCGTCGTCCTGGTCCTGCTCACCGTCGTGTGGGGAATCAACTGGCCCGTGATGAAGCTGGGCGTGACCAGCTACCCGCCGCTCACGTTCCGCGCGCTCTCGATCTGGCTCGGGCTGCCGGTGCTGGCCGGGGCGCTGGTGGTGATGAAGGTGCCGTTCACGATTGCGCGCAAGGACTGGCCGCAGCTGCTGTGGCTGGCGGCCACCAACATGTTCATCTGGCACGCCTGCATCATCCTGGCGGTGCGCTCGCTGTCCAGCGGCCGCGCGGCGATCCTGGGCTACACGATGCCGATCTTCTCGGCGCTGCTCGGCGCGCTGTTCTTCGCCTCGCCGCTCGCGCGCCGTGCATGGCTGGGCGTCGCCGCCGCGGCCCTCGGCGTGGGCCTGCTGCTCTGGTACGAGTTCACGAACCTCGCCGGGCGGCCGGTCGGCGTGATGCTGGCGCTGGTCGCTGCGTCGACCTGGGCACTGGGCACGCAGCTCCTGCGCCGCACGACCATCGACCGCCCCACCCTGACGCTGTCGTTCTGGATGACCGCGATGACCGCCGTCGTCATGAGCGTGCTCGCACTGCTGTTCGAGCGCGAGCAGTGGGCGATGCCGACGGATGCTGCGCTCGGTGCGATCGTCTACAACGCAGTGCTGATCTTCGGCTTCGCGCATGCGGCCTGGTTCTTCCTCGCGCGCACGCTGCCGCCGATCGCGTCGACGCTGAGCGTGATGTTCATCCCGGTGCTGGGCGTGTTCTCCGGCGCGGTGTGGCTGCGCGAAGCGGTGCACTGGCAGGACTGGGCCGCCGTGGTGCTGATGGTGGTCGCGATCGCGTCGGTGCTGCTGCCGGCACGCAAGCCGGCCTAG